From one Fulvitalea axinellae genomic stretch:
- a CDS encoding sulfatase-like hydrolase/transferase: MKRRNFIKNSALAAAGVSCLPKLAHSARRKKPNVLIIHTDQQSTWTLGAYGGKVVPTPYIDSLAEEGARLDNFFTNSAVCTASRGCFISGMYPHTNGAYKNDEPLRQDIETFAHVFKKNGYETGYVGKWHLDGEPKPGFVPKERSVGFDDCKYMMNRGHWKKMEDKADGSVKVYPYKVIGDKKTYTTDFVTEKTLDFIKKDRGDKPFMMMLSIPDPHGPLSVREPYASMYKPKDMELPRTFNAPPPHWIDKSHRYGKDQKNRVKRLKYEKAQYYGMVKCIDDNVGKIIRTLKAKGIYDNTILVFTADHGEYMGEHGGLYGKNMFYETAYRVPFLVRWPKGVKPGTVIKQHVTTVDFKATIAGLAGLNTNGNEQGLDASRMLEGRKASRKMENRAYFHHSHEAFAGAYDDDFSVGFFPDGNHLLFDRKSDPDQINNLAKHPKYAGTLQDLYGKVLANSQKMNQPSVKWLTKLDLNKASRG; encoded by the coding sequence ATGAAAAGAAGGAATTTTATAAAAAACAGCGCTTTGGCCGCCGCCGGAGTCAGTTGCTTACCGAAGTTGGCGCACAGTGCCAGGCGTAAGAAGCCGAATGTCCTTATCATCCACACGGACCAACAGAGCACGTGGACACTTGGGGCTTACGGAGGAAAAGTGGTCCCTACTCCGTATATAGATTCATTGGCCGAGGAAGGTGCCCGGCTTGATAATTTTTTTACGAATTCGGCCGTATGTACCGCCTCACGCGGATGTTTTATCAGTGGCATGTATCCGCACACCAATGGCGCGTACAAAAACGACGAACCTTTAAGGCAAGACATCGAGACATTCGCCCATGTGTTCAAGAAAAACGGTTACGAAACCGGCTACGTGGGCAAATGGCATTTGGACGGGGAACCAAAGCCGGGGTTTGTTCCCAAAGAAAGGTCAGTAGGCTTCGACGATTGCAAATATATGATGAACCGCGGGCACTGGAAGAAAATGGAAGACAAGGCCGACGGTTCCGTCAAGGTTTATCCATATAAGGTGATCGGTGATAAAAAGACGTATACAACGGATTTTGTAACTGAGAAAACGCTTGATTTTATAAAGAAAGACCGTGGTGATAAGCCGTTTATGATGATGCTTTCCATTCCGGATCCGCACGGGCCTTTGTCCGTCCGTGAGCCGTACGCGTCAATGTATAAGCCTAAAGACATGGAACTTCCGAGGACTTTTAACGCTCCGCCTCCGCATTGGATCGATAAAAGCCATCGCTATGGAAAGGACCAAAAAAATCGAGTGAAAAGGCTCAAGTACGAGAAAGCCCAATACTATGGGATGGTAAAGTGTATAGATGATAATGTTGGAAAGATCATCCGAACGCTAAAAGCCAAAGGAATTTACGATAACACTATCTTGGTATTCACGGCCGACCATGGTGAATATATGGGCGAGCACGGTGGCTTGTACGGCAAAAATATGTTTTATGAGACCGCTTACCGAGTTCCTTTTTTAGTTCGTTGGCCTAAGGGAGTAAAACCGGGCACCGTTATCAAACAGCACGTCACGACTGTTGATTTCAAAGCCACCATTGCGGGACTTGCCGGCTTAAACACCAACGGAAACGAGCAAGGGCTTGACGCTTCACGAATGTTGGAAGGGAGAAAGGCAAGCAGGAAAATGGAAAACCGGGCGTATTTCCATCACTCGCACGAAGCCTTTGCCGGCGCCTACGACGATGATTTTTCAGTAGGCTTCTTCCCTGACGGCAACCATCTGCTTTTCGACCGAAAAAGCGATCCGGACCAGATAAACAACTTGGCGAAACACCCGAAATATGCCGGTACGCTCCAAGATCTGTACGGGAAAGTACTCGCCAACAGTCAAAAGATGAATCAGCCATCTGTAAAGTGGCTTACGAAGCTGGACCTAAACAAAGCGAGTCGCGGCTAA
- a CDS encoding protein-tyrosine-phosphatase codes for MKLLSKLDKYIAEVALELAAVPANRVSEIERLAESIKSTLRIRDFVNLSFICTHNSRRSHIAQVWAGALAVHFGFDEKRIRTFSGGTVITVPNVRVISGLRRAGFEVDPITCSKGPAYLVTFAPDYPPIKLYSKLYDDPSNPKQDFYAIITCQEANKACPAGIGTDHRSLLKYEDPQRYDDTPLEDIMYDKCIREIGREMYLLMSKVRVLIPDTRALRTGRGLGKTG; via the coding sequence ATGAAATTACTTAGCAAACTGGACAAATACATAGCGGAAGTGGCCTTGGAGTTGGCCGCCGTACCCGCAAACCGCGTCTCGGAGATCGAACGTTTGGCCGAGAGCATTAAGTCTACTTTGAGAATCAGGGATTTCGTTAACCTGAGCTTTATCTGTACCCATAATTCCAGACGAAGCCATATAGCGCAAGTATGGGCGGGGGCCTTAGCCGTACATTTCGGATTTGACGAAAAAAGGATTCGAACCTTCTCAGGAGGAACCGTGATCACAGTGCCCAATGTCCGTGTAATCAGCGGATTGAGGAGGGCGGGGTTTGAGGTGGACCCAATCACATGTTCCAAAGGACCGGCGTATTTGGTGACTTTCGCTCCGGATTATCCGCCTATCAAGCTATACTCCAAACTTTATGACGACCCTTCGAATCCCAAGCAGGATTTCTATGCCATTATCACTTGTCAGGAAGCTAATAAGGCTTGCCCGGCCGGCATAGGAACAGATCATCGTTCGTTGCTTAAATACGAGGATCCGCAACGGTATGACGACACTCCGCTAGAGGATATTATGTATGATAAATGCATAAGGGAAATAGGGAGGGAGATGTATTTGCTGATGTCGAAAGTAAGAGTATTGATTCCCGATACCAGAGCGCTAAGAACCGGCAGAGGACTCGGAAAAACAGGCTGA
- the argB gene encoding acetylglutamate kinase, with the protein MKISVIKIGGNVIDHPEKLEKFLTEFAKLEGAKILVHGGGKIASGLSKQMGITPKMVDGRRITDAQTLDIVTMTYAGLLNKKLVAKLQSLGCNALGLSGADAGVIHADKRPVKTVDYGFVGDPRDDGVNTSFLATAIKTGVVPVMCAITHDGEGQLLNTNADTIASTVAKAMSSVSDVDLVYCFEKKGVLSDPSDDDSVIELVNPENYTAYKDKKVITDGMIPKLDNAFEALEKGVSRVVIRSSNDLLEPSGTEILA; encoded by the coding sequence ATGAAAATCAGTGTCATAAAAATAGGCGGAAACGTCATCGATCATCCCGAAAAATTAGAAAAGTTCCTTACGGAATTCGCTAAGCTTGAAGGTGCGAAAATATTGGTGCACGGTGGCGGTAAAATCGCTTCCGGATTGTCCAAACAGATGGGAATCACTCCCAAAATGGTGGACGGCCGAAGAATCACAGACGCCCAGACGCTGGATATCGTGACCATGACTTACGCTGGCTTATTAAACAAAAAACTCGTAGCCAAACTCCAAAGCCTAGGTTGTAACGCTCTTGGCCTAAGCGGTGCCGACGCTGGAGTTATCCATGCCGATAAGCGCCCCGTAAAAACCGTCGATTACGGTTTTGTAGGAGATCCTAGGGATGACGGTGTGAATACGTCCTTCTTGGCGACTGCGATCAAGACAGGTGTAGTCCCCGTCATGTGCGCAATCACTCACGACGGAGAAGGCCAACTGCTCAACACGAACGCCGATACAATCGCTTCCACGGTAGCCAAAGCCATGTCGTCGGTCAGTGATGTTGATCTTGTGTATTGCTTCGAGAAAAAAGGTGTTCTCAGCGATCCGTCGGACGACGATTCGGTAATTGAATTGGTAAATCCCGAAAATTACACAGCCTATAAAGACAAAAAAGTGATTACCGACGGCATGATTCCAAAATTGGACAATGCTTTCGAAGCTTTGGAAAAAGGGGTTTCAAGGGTTGTTATCCGTTCGTCTAACGACTTGTTGGAACCTTCGGGAACAGAAATTTTGGCCTAA
- a CDS encoding DUF4251 domain-containing protein, which produces MKRIFIICVLVLTGSWASAQSLDTLNTEGLSKREIKKLKWKKAQEKRKLEQEAQIKLAKSLLDSGSFIVECDMLYGRYGGTLPVNPGTNFFAIHGEDVTFQIGTEVGHLGYNGIGGITVDGKAKNYKAKTRKKSMYARTQVMSPIGTYSVSVTAVTSENVRVRISGNWGHSIEMEGRIKPLEEHNVYKATPII; this is translated from the coding sequence ATGAAAAGGATATTCATTATATGTGTGTTGGTATTGACGGGTAGTTGGGCTTCGGCTCAGAGCTTGGATACTCTGAATACGGAAGGGCTTTCTAAAAGGGAGATTAAAAAACTCAAATGGAAAAAAGCCCAAGAAAAGCGTAAGCTGGAACAGGAGGCTCAGATCAAGTTGGCGAAAAGCCTGTTGGATTCGGGTAGTTTCATTGTTGAATGCGATATGCTTTACGGTCGTTATGGTGGCACATTGCCCGTTAACCCGGGAACTAATTTTTTCGCCATCCACGGTGAGGACGTGACTTTCCAAATCGGGACTGAGGTTGGCCATTTGGGCTATAATGGCATTGGTGGGATAACCGTAGACGGTAAGGCTAAGAACTATAAAGCGAAAACCCGTAAGAAAAGCATGTACGCCCGTACTCAGGTAATGTCGCCAATAGGTACTTATTCGGTTTCGGTTACGGCGGTTACGAGTGAAAATGTTAGGGTGAGGATTAGTGGCAATTGGGGTCACAGTATTGAAATGGAAGGGCGAATCAAGCCTTTGGAAGAGCATAACGTTTATAAAGCAACACCGATTATTTAG